In Miscanthus floridulus cultivar M001 chromosome 19, ASM1932011v1, whole genome shotgun sequence, the DNA window GACCATTTCAATGGAACAGAATTGGTAGGAATAATTGCGCAATTCAACTCTGATTCATTTGGACTCGCATACATGCCTATATGTACTGGAGGCATGGATGATTGACTCCCATATCCCATTCCCATCCCATATAGTTTGATCAGATATACTACGTGGGCTTGCTAGCAAGTTTTTGAGTGGATCAGTTAGCAGTCATGGTTAAGCAGCACATTCTCCTCATCGTGGCTTGCATCGCGTACGCGGCGAGCTTGAAGGCAGCTGCGACAGGGACAGCATACGACATCCTGGACAAAAACAACTTACCGCATGGCCTCCTCCCACAGGGTGTGCAATCCTACGTTCTCAACCCGCACGGCAAACTAGAAGTGACTATTAAGTTGCATGCACTGATcagttcaacccaaaagctttAAGTTGATAGGAAGAGGTAGAtaattcacttatattccaacactCCCCCTCATGTGGAGACTCCCTCAGGTCTTAGACGTGAAATAGGAGCGAACAACAATTATTTTATTCAATTGCGCTAACTATGATTGAAACTCAAGACCTCTGACTTTGATACCATATTAAGTTGCATGCAGCAACCAGTTCAACCCAAAAACTTAAACTGATGGAGAGAGATGGACAATTCACTTATATTGTAACAGTGACCCTCGCTGGCCAGTGTGAGATTCCAGTCACCTTCGGCAGCCAACAGCTCAAGTTCCGTTTCTCCAGCACGGTTGGAGGGGTTATCCAGCCCGGCTCCATCCATGAAGTGTACGGCGTGGATGTGCAGATCAAGTTTGGATGGCTCGGCATTAGACAAGTGGACCGTGCCGGTGACAAACTCACGTTTCAGGCCAAGCAATTCACACAGTCGTTTCCAGTGAGCGCCTTTGAGGTGAGCCACTCTTGTAGCTGATCGAGGCGCCAGTCGATCCCCCATCCCAATGCAGGAATGCCGCAGCAGCCGCGGGCGTGCGACGCATCATGCATATCAGCATAGGCATGTGCGAAGCATTTTGTTGATTTTTCTGTTGTCTTTACTGTAAGAACATGCATGAATAATTTGATTGGTCAGCCTTGTGAGTTTCGAAAAAAATCCATTATATAGGACGGATGGGATCCTATGAGTCATTAAGCACACAATATTTGTAGGAGGGGCTGGCATCGAAACTGCtatgtgcttaatgactaccaaTTTGTAGGAGGGGCTTTGGAGGAGCTCTATGCATCGTGTAGCGAGGCTTTGGAGGGGCTTCATGCATCGTTTAGCGGTGGGGGCTCGAGCGCACTCCACCCAGGTGCTAGATCTGCTGCTAGAGCTTGTCGATTACCACACTATTGTGTGAATGATATTTAATTAAAATGCTTGGTTAGCAGCTATGATTCTTTTAATTTCTAAAAAACTATGCCATCAGTGAATCCATGCAAGTTGTTAGTCTCCCTTGTGCTTGCTATGCTTGCTGATCGGCGTGGGCCTCGATGATGACCGGTCAGCCCTAAGCAATCCACAATCATGTCCAGGGCTGCCTGCAAGTCGTTCTTCACTAGCGTGTGCTCGCATCCTCAGCGTTGTACCCAACACCCACTAGTCTGTCCTGGAGCCATTTTCATCACTAGTAGATCAACATTAGTCATCGGCTCATGAATATAATAGCTAGCATAGCATTTGGAAAGTAGAAACATAATCGTGGAAACAATGAGAGATCCTCCTAGTCGGACCACATAAATGAGGTCAGCTTTCAGCAGACACGTTGAGTTGCGTGGGTTGAGAAAAAATCCTTATTTTTAGCACACATACGTCTCTACCGGAGGCGACGCACGCGTGCGTGTGACACCGGAattagggggagggggagggagagggagaggattgGTGATGGGCGGAGGTGgttggcggtgaggtcaccgcgCGCCAGGTGACGGTGGACAAGGTCGTGGCGAGGAGTTTAGGGTTAGGATTTTGAGTTTTAGGGAATCCCATGGTCAATAGTTTTAGAAGAgtcctagtggtggtggtggtgggttgAGAAGCGGCGGGGGCGGCATCAAGCAAGCCGTGGGGGACAATCGGTTTGACGAAGTTAGCGGTGGGGGAAAGGAGTCACCGAAGTTGTAGCTGATTGGGATTAGGGAAGGGTGGCGAAGGAGCAACGACGGGTGGGGAAGTCACTGGTGAGGTTGCTAGTGGTCTCGGTGATGGCCAAGCTAGGGTGGGGTGGAGTGGGAGGGGAGAAGAGCAAGGTTGAAGATGAGCATCAGTAGTCTTATAGGTATGCACGCAGAAGAAATGGCCTCGTGTTGAGGTTGATGTTAAGAGGTCCGATCTCTAGTTAGTTGTTGTTACTGACGCCCAACTATCCATGGTCCAGAAGAAGATGACAATGAAAGGAACGGTTGAGCAGAAAAAAATGTCACATATTTGTGCTTCATGAGTGGAGAGGTGGAAGACAATACATATCGAAGCGCCTTGCAGCCACAAGATGGTCGACCATGGTTTTTTTTGGGCATT includes these proteins:
- the LOC136526164 gene encoding uncharacterized protein, translating into MVKQHILLIVACIAYAASLKAAATGTAYDILDKNNLPHGLLPQATSSTQKLKLMERDGQFTYIVTVTLAGQCEIPVTFGSQQLKFRFSSTVGGVIQPGSIHEVYGVDVQIKFGWLGIRQVDRAGDKLTFQAKQFTQSFPVSAFEVSHSCS